The genomic region ACGGCCGCCAGGAGATCGTGTACGGCGCCGCCACCATCGACGACAACGGCCGGCTGCTCTACTCCACAGGCAATGGGCACGGTGACGCCCTGCACGTCGGCGACCTCGACCCGGGCCGCGCCGGCCTGGAGGTGTTCAAGGTCGACGAGGACGCCAGCAAGCCCAGTTCCTGGTTCGCCGACGCGCGTACCGGTCAGATCCTGTGGTCCACGCCAGCCTCGGGCGACAACGGCCGGGGCGTCTCGGCGGACATCTGGGCGGGCAGCCCCGGTGCCGAGTCGTGGTCGTCGGCGGTTAACGGGCTGGCCAACACCAGGGGGCAGAACGTCGGCCGCAAGCCGTCGTCGGCCAACTTCCTGGCCTGGTGGGACGGCGACCCGGTGCGGGAGCTGCTCGACGCCACGAAGATCGACAAGTACGGCACGGGCGGGGAGACCCGGCTGCTCACCGGCAATGGCGTGGCGTCAAACAACGGCACCAAGTCCACGCCGGCGCTCTCCGGTGACATCCTTGGCGACTGGCGCGAAGAGGTGATCTGGCGGACCAGCGACAGCCGGGCGCTGCGCATCTACAGCACGCCCACGCCGACCAGCACCCGGATCTACACGCTGATGCACGACCCGCAGTATCGCGTGGCTGTCGCCTGGCAGAACACCGCCTACAACCAGCCGCCGCACCCGGGGTTCTTCATCGGCGACCAGATGGGCACCCCGCCGACCCCGAACATCTACCTACGTTGATCTGGCGGTCCTGATCGGGTTCGCCTAAGGTGGCAGGCACCGGGCCGCAGCCGCGGAATCCGCACAGCTGCAGCCCGGTGCTCCACACCGCGGCACCTCCGACCCGTCCCGACCGGGGATGCCGTACCACCACCGGAACCAACATTAGGCACCGTCCGGGTCGCGGCGGTGACGCTGACGTGAAGATCGTGTTTCACGCGTCCCGGCGCAAACCGCCCGCCACCTGCTCGGCGATCAACTCGTACGAGCGCACCCGGTCCTGCACGTCGTAGACGAGCGTGGTCAACATCAGCTCGTCGGCGCCCGTACGCTCCAGCAGGTCTGTCAACTGCCGACGCACCGTCTCCGGCGAGCCCATGGCCTGACCGTCGCGCCGTTGCAGGACGAACTCCCGCTCGATCTCGGTGTACGGGTACGCCGCCGCCTCGTCGGGGGTGGACAGCGGCTCCGGCCGCCCGGACCGCAGCTTCAAGAACGACAGGGCGCTCGGCCCGGTCAGCCACTCGGCCCGTTCGTCGGTCTCGGCGCACACCGCGTTGACGGCCACCATCGCGTACGGCTTGTCCAGCCACTGCGACGGCCTGAAGTTCTGCCGGTAAAGCGTCAGCGCCGGAAGCGTGTTCGCCGAGCTGAAGTGGTGCGCGAAGGAGAACGGCAGGCCGAGCAGGCCAGCGAGCTGGGCGCTGAACCCGCTGGACCCGAGAAGCCACACCGCCGGCTGCTCACCCTGACCGGGGGTGGCGATGATCTGCCCGGGACGCTCCCCGCTGAAGTAGTCCATCAGGTCGGCCAGCTCCCGCGGGAAGCCCTCCGCCGAGAGCCCCTCCATCGTGCGGCGCAACGCCAACGCGGTCACCTGGTCGGTGCCCGGCGCCCGGCCGATGCCCAGGTCGATCCGACCCGGGTGCAGCGCCTCCAGGGTGCCGAACTGCTCGGCCACCACGAGCGGCGCGTGGTTGGGCAGCATCACCCCGCCCGAGCCGAGGCGGATCGTCGAGGTGTTCGCTGCCAGGTGGGCCAGGAGCACCGCCGGAGCCGAGCTGGCGATCGCCGGCATGTTGTGGTGCTCGGCCACCCAGAACCGGCGGTAGCCCAGCTCCTCAGTGCGTCGCGCCAACTCGGTGGTGGCCTGCAACGCCGCGCCAGCGGTGGTTCCCTTGGCAACCGGGGCAAGATCAAGAACAGACATCGGTACGGTGATCACACGCGTGGCCAACCCGCCGCCGGCCGGTTTTGTTCCGGCCTCGCCGTGTTCGTCGGGCAACTCACCCGCTGCTCAGCCCAGCCCACGGACCTGTTCGAAGATCAAACTCGTCTGCGTGTGCTGCACCGCCGGGTCGACCGCCAGGTGGTCCAGCACGAAGTCCCGCAGCGCGTCACCCGAGGCCGCCCGCACGTGCAGCACGTAGTCCTCCGCGCCGGCCACGTGGAACACCGACACCACTCCGGGCAGCCGCACGGAACGGGCCCGGAACGCGTCCACCGCCGCCCGTTCGTGCGCGGTCAACCGTACCGACACCAGCGCCTGCAACGGCAGCCCCAGTGCCGCCGGGTCCACCTCGGCGTGGAACCCGCGGATCGCCCCGCGCTCGCGCAACGCCCGCGTACGCGTCAGACACGTCGACGGCGCCACCCCCACCCGCTCGGCGAGGGCGTTGTTCGGCATTCGGCCGTCCGCGGCCAACTCGGCGAGGATCGCGCGATCCACCTCGTCCAGCGGTGGATACGGCCGCACATCGTTCGGCTCAGGGGGCATCCGAGCATCCTTGCCCGAATCAGCGACCAAATCTAGAGTCATCCATAGAATCATCTGCCGATCTATTGCCGCCATGGCACCAGATGTTCGACGCTACCGCCATGATGACGGTGGACACCCAAGCCGTACACGCCGGCCGCGACGACCTGCGCGCGCTCGGCGTGCACGTACCGCCTATCGACTTCTCCACCACCAACCCACTGCCCTCGGTCGACGACGGCGGCAACGCCTACGAGCAGCTCGCCACCGGCGGCACGCTCCCCGCCGAGGGCGGCGCCGTCTACCAGCGGCTCTGGAACCCCACCGTCGCCCGCTTCGAAACCGCCCTCGCCGAACTGGAGGGCACCGCCCAGGCCGTCGCCTTCGCCAGCGGCATGGCCGCTCTCACCGCGACAATGCTCGCCGCCACCCGGGACGGCAAGCGCAACATCGTCGCCGTCCGGCCCCTCTACGGCGGCACCGACCACGTCCTGGCCACCGGCCTGCTCGGCACCACAGTCACCTGGGCCGACCCGGATCAGGTCGCCGCGGCCATCCGCCCGGACACCGCACTCGTCGTCATCGAGACACCCGCCAACCCGACCCTCGACCTGGTCGACATCGCGGCCCTCGCGGCCGCGGCCGGCGACGTGCCGCTACTCGTCGACAACACCGTCGCCACCCCCGTCCTGCAACAACCCGCCCGCCACGGCGCAGCCCTCGTCCTGCACAGCGCCACCAAGAGCATCGGCGGCCACGGCGACGTCCTGGCCGGAGTCGTGGCCTGCGACGCCGACTGGGCCACCCGACTGCGCCAGGTCCGCGCCGTCACCGGCGCGATCCTGCATCCCCTCGGCGGCTACCTCCTGCACCGCGGCCTACAGACCCTGCCGCTGCGGGTCCGCGCCCAGCAGGCCGGCGCCGAGAAGCTCGCCGGCTGGCTCGCCGACCACCCCGCCGTACACCGGGTGCACCACCCCTCGGTGTACGACCCGGCGGCGCTCGTCGGCCGGCAGATGGCCGGCCCCGGCAGCCTGCTCGCCTTCGAGGTACGCGGCGGCGCACCCGCCGCGGCCACCGTCGCCGGCGCCTGCGAGCTCATCACCCACGCGGTGTCTCTCGGTGGCGTCGACACCCTCATCCAGCACCCCGCCTCGCTGACCCACCGGCCGGTCGAAGGCGACGCGAAGCCCGCAGGCGGCCTGCTGCGCCTCTCGGTCGGTCTGGAGGACCCCGAGGACCTGCGCGCCGACCTCGCACGCGCGCTCGACACGATCGCCTGACGACCCGCAGCCCGCGCATCCGTCCCGCTGCGCGGGCTGCGCATCGCCACGTCGCCGGCGTCGCTGAGGCGCCGTCGGAGCAGCAGCCGGCGCAGCACCGGCACCGGTCGGTCGTCACGAGGCGCTGTCACCGAAATGAGGGACCAGGTAGCTGACGGGTCGGTCGGATTGTCGACATCCAGCGGGCGACGACGACACCGTGGCACCAGTGCCGGACATCGCTGGTGCGAGTCGATTGACGCGCCCTCGCCGAAGCGTGGTGTGGGCGTTCGCTGTCGAGCGGATGGTGTGCCCGCGAGCGCGGAGAATGCGGGCGCGTGCCGCATCTGCGGTGTGCGCACACCTGCCTGGTCGAACAGGTGTGCGACAAGGTGCCGGGAGCGGGATTCGAACCCGCAAGCCCTTTCGGGCAGAAGTGTTTGAGACTTCCGTGTATGCCGTTCCACCATCCCGGCGGGTGCCGCTTACTGTACCCGACTACGCTTCTGCGGGAGCATGGGTGGTAGCCGTGCAGAAGCGATGGTGGGGGTAGGGCTGGTGGCTGAGATGCCGACGGATGCCGAGCGCAGGCGCGTACTGATCGCCGAGGACGAGGCGCTGATCCGGCTGGACCTCGCCGAGATGCTTGTCGAAGAGGGCTACGAGGTGGTGGGGGAGGCCGGCGACGGCGAGACCGCCGTCCGTCTCGCCGAGGAGTTGAAGCCCGACCTCGTCATCCTCGACATCAAGATGCCGATCATGGACGGGCTGGCCGCCGCCGAGCGGATCGCCGGCGCCCGGATCGCCCCGGTGATCATCCTGACCGCGTTCAGCCAGCGTGACCTGGTGGAGCGGGCGCGGGCGGCGGGCGCGATGGCGTACCTCGTGAAGCCCTTCCAGAAGAGCGACCTGGTCCCGGCGGTGGAGATCGCGCTGTCGCGTTACTCGGAGGTCGCGGCCCTGGAGGCCGAGGTCGCGAGCCTCACCGACCGCCTGGAGATCCGCAAGACGGTGGAGCGCGCCAAGGGCGCGCTGATGACCACCTACGGGATGACCGAGCCGCAGGCGTTCAAGTGGATCCAGCGCACCGCCATGGACCACCGGATGACAATGAAAGATGTCGCCGAGCGGATCCTCACGGAGACCGCCGGCGGCGAGGCGACTCAGCCGACCGTCTGAGTGCCCGGCCCGCGTGGAGGGCACACCGCCGGGCGGTCGGTGGCTAGCATCGACAGATGTCGGTCCGACGGGTTGTCGCGGTGTTCGGCCTCTTCGCGCTGCTGCTCGCGGGTTGTGACGGGCCACCGACGGGCGACGGGTCGGCCGGGCCGACGACGGCTGCCGCGCCGGCGCTGCGGCCGGGTTGGCAGGCGCTGACGCTGCCGGCGCCGCCGGGCGCCGCCGGGCGGTTGCTGGTCCGCGACCTGGCGGCCTGTGCGGGTCGGTGGTTCCTGGCCGGTGGCGTCGCGGACGCCGCCGGCGGCACCCGTCCAGCGGCGTGGACCAGCGTGGACGGTACGACCTGGACGTCGCTGCCGGTACGCGCGGATTCCTTCTACGGCAGGCAGAACGTGCTGTCCTCAGTGGCCTGCCGCGACGGTGCGGCGGCGGTGATCGGCGCGAAGGTCGGTGGGGCACACGGTTATCCGCGGATCAGCACCTGGCGGCAGCGGGCCGACGGCGCCCTGGTCGAGGTGCAGGCGCCGTTCGAGACGTACGGCGGGCCGACGGCGGTGAACGTGTCCCGGCTGGCGGCGGGTCCGTCGGGCTGGCTGATCGTCGGCAACCGCTCGGCGGGCGCGGCCTCCTGGGTGTCGACGCCGGCCGCGGAGGAGTTCGCGCTGATCGAGGGCGCACCAGAGCTGGCGAGTGACGCCGTGGGCGTGACCTGGGCGTTCGACGCGGTGGCCGTACCGTCGGGTTGGTTGGTGGTGGGCGGTCTGCTGCCGGCTGGTCGGATCGACAGGGACCCAGCGGTGTGGTCGTCGCCGGACGGGCGGTCGTGGCGGCGCACGGTGTTGCCGGGCGGCTCGGAGTACGAGGAGTTGCAGCGGGTGGCAGTGGTCGGCGGGGTGCCGGTGGCGGTCGGGTTGCGTGGGTCGACGTTCGGCGCGTGGCGGCAGGAGCCGTCGGGCTGGGTGGCCGCGGGATCGTTCGGGCGGCGGTCGTCGACGGGCGTGCCGACGGTGGCGTCGCTGGTGACGGCGGGAGATCGCCTGGTCGCGGCGGTGACCGACGGTTCCCGTCACTCGCTGTGGATCTCGACGGACCGGGGTGGGTCGTGGCGGGAGGCCGTGCTGCCACTGGAGGTAGCGGCGGGCGCCGATCGGGACGTTGCGCTGGTGGCGGTGGGTGACCGGTGGTGGTTGGCGGCGGACGACGGTTCACGAGCCGGTCTGTGGTGGGCGAGCGGGTCGGGCACCTGACGGACGGCGAATGGGCGGCACCGCGGCGCAGTCGTGCCGACGATCGGGAATTTTCCCAGCTCAGGCAGTGTTTTCGCGGCTTCTGCCGGGTCCGACGGGGGTGGCGCGGTCCCCTCCGGACGCAGACTTAAGGACCGATCGACGGATTCGCCTGTTACGGGCATCGGCACGATGGTGCACGTCTTCGTAACGGTTTCGCAGACCCCCCGTTCAGGCCTTCCACGACGGTGCGCGATGTCGGTACGCTCCGCCATCACGAGCCGTAACGCAGGGGGAGTCCTTGCGGGGTGGGTGGAATTGCGGGTCAGCTGCTGTCGCCGTCACTAGCGGGTCAGCCGCGTCCGCATCTGGAGGAGGTCAGGAAGCCGTGAGGCGAAGCTATGTACGGGCGCTGGGAACTGTCGCGCTCGCCGCGTCCCTGGTGGTCGCGGCCGGTTGCCAGGATTCCGGTGGCAGCGAGGGTGGAACCGCGTCCGGTGACTGCGGTGGCAAGATTGCTATCTTCGGCGCGTTCACCGGTGACAACGCGGGCCTGGTGATCCCGTCGCTCAACGGCGCGAAGCTCGCCGTGAAGCAGTTCAACGAGGCGAACCCGGACTGCAAGGTCACCATGCAGGAGTTCGACACCCAGGGTGACCCGGCTGTCGCGACCCCGTTCGCGAACCAGATCGCGGGGGACAACTCGTTCCTCGGTGTCATCGGTGGTCACTTCTCCGGTGAGTCGGACGCGACGATGCCGATCTACCAGGCCGCGGGCCTGGCGATGGTCAGCCCGTCGGCGACCCGGACCGACCTGACCCAGAAGGGCAACACGTCCTTCTTCCGGGTCGTCGGCAACGACGGCACGCAGGCCGGCGCGGTGGCCAGCTACATGAAGTCGCAGAACGCGCAGAAGGTCTTCATGGTCGATGACGCCAGCGCGTACGGCGCGGGTATCACCGACGAGCTGGGCAAGCAGCTCGGCCCGCTGGTGGTCAACAAGGACAAGATCCAGGAGCGGCAGTCGCAGTTCGACGCCACCATCTCCAAGATCAAGTCGTCGCAGGCGGACTTCGTCTTCTACGGCGGTTACACCCGTGAGGCCGCTCCGCTGGTGAAGCAGATGCGTGCCGCCGGTGTCCAGGCCAAGTTCGTCGGCCCGGACGGTCTGTACGACACCGCGTTCCCGAAGGGTGCCTCCGGCGGCGCCGAGGGCGCCATCATCACCTGCCCGTGCCTCCCGGCCGACAAGGCCGGCGGCACCTTCTCCGCCGACTACCAGAAGGAGTACGGCATCCCGCCGGGCTCCTACGGCGCTGAGGGCTTCGACGGCGCGAAGGTCTACCTGGACGCCTTCAAGGACGGCAAGAAGACCCGGGCCGACATCCTGGCGTACGTGAAGTCGTACGACAAGCAGGGTGTGTCGAAGTACATCAAGTTCGACGACAAGGGTGACGTCGACCCGTCGAAGGTCGTCATCTGGGCTTACCAGATCAAGGGCGAGGCCATCGAGGCGCTGCAGGAGCTCAAGCTCAGCTGACGCCCAGGCGCTGGAGTGCGGCCGGGGTCTATCCACCCCGGCCGCACTCGATTCAAGGAGACCCCCGGTGCATTTCGATGAACTGATCGGCCATTTCGGCCAGCACACGGTCGATGGCCTGTCCAAGGGCGCCATCTATGCCCTGATCGCCCTCGGCTACACCCTCGTCTATGGCGTCCTGCGCCTTATCAACTTCGCGCACTCCGAGGTCTTCATGGTCGGCACCTTCGCGGTGCTGATCCTCTGGAACCAGCTCGGGGTGGAAAATAACCCACCTATCGGCCAGGCGATCCTGCTCCTGGTGCTCGGTTTGGTCGTCGCGGCGGCCGCCTCCGGCGGCACAGCCCTGGCGCTGGAACGGATCGCGTACCGGCCGTTGCGGCGCAAGAACGCGCCGCCGCTGATCTTCCTGATCACCGCCATCGGTCTGTCGCTGGTCTTCGTGGAGCTCTTCGGGCAGGTGCTGCCCAAACTGTTCGGCAGCATGCTGCCGGATGTGTTCGGCCGGCCCCGGCAGATCATCGGTATGCCGACGATCATTCAGCAGGAAACCCTGTTCACCATCGGCAACACGGCGATCACGAACATCCAGCTGATCGTCTTCGTGTCGGCCGTGGTGATGATGGCGCTGCTGGACTGGTTCATCAACCGCACCCGGTACGGCCGTGGTGTGCGGGCGGTGGCGCAGAACCCGGAAACCGCCGCGCTGATGGGCGTCAACCAGGAGCGCGTGATCATGCTGATCTTCGTGATCGGTGGCATCATGGCCGGCGCCGCCGCTCTGCTGTGGAGCATGCGGTTCGGCTTCACGCAGAACAGCATCGGCTTCGTGCTCGGCCTCAAGGCGTTCACCGCAGCGGTGCTCGGCGGCATCGGTAACCTGCGCGGCGCGCTGCTGGGTGGCCTCTTCCTCGGCATCGTCGAGGTCTACGGCGCCACGCTCTTCGCGTCCAACTGGGAGGACGTCATCGCCTTCGTGGTGCTGATCGTGGTGCTGATGTTCCGGCCCACCGGTCTGTTGGGCGAGTCGCTCGGGAGGGCCCGCGCATGATTGACAAGCTTCGCACCGCAGACCGCCGCCGGGTCGGTATTCTGAACTCGGTCGGCGACCGCTGGCAGGCACTGCCGAGGTGGCAGAAGGCCGTGGGCGTCGTCGCTCTGCTGGTCTTCCTCTACCACCTGCCGTACCTGGGCAAGCTGCCCGGTGGTCTCATGATCCCCGGTCTGAACAACCTGCGTACCGACTCGATCGAGGGCGGCAACAACTGGGCGGGCGTGCTCTTCGTCTGCGCCATCTACGTGCTCGTCGCGATCGGCCTGAACGTGGTGGTCGGCCTCGCCGGCCTCCTCGACCTGGGCTACATCGGCTTCTTCGCCATCGGCGCGTACAGCGTGGCGCTGTTCGGTTCGGTGAACTCGCCGGTGGTCAAGTGGATCCAGCAGGAGTTCGACCTGCCGCCGACCTGGGCGGTGACCTGGGGCATCTGTCTCCTGCTCGCGATCGTGCTGACGATGATCTCCGGGGTGATCCTGGGCTGGCCGACGCTTCGGCTGCGCGGTGACTACCTCGCCATCGTGACGCTCGGCTTCGGTGAGATCATCCGGATCGTGGCCCGCAACGCCACTGGGGTCACCAACGGCCCGGTCGGTATCTCGGCCATTCCCGGTCCGGAGGGTCCGCCCTCGGCGGACAACAAGGTCTTCGGTCTGATCGACGCGAAGCCCTGGTACTGGCTGGCGATCACGTTCGTGCTGCTTATGGTGGTCCTGGTCCGCCGGTTGGAGCACAGCCGGGTCGGCCGGGCGTGGCTGGCGGTCCGTGAGGACGAGGACGCCGCCGCGGTGATGGGCGTGTACCCGTTCAAGTTCAAGCTCTGGGCGTTCGCCATGGGTGCGGCGCTCGGTGGCCTGTCGGGCTTCCTCTTCGGCAGCCGGAACGCGTTCATCGACCCGACACAGTTCAACGCGAACCTGTCCATCCTCTTCGTCGCCATGGTCGTGGTCGGCGGTTCCGGCAACATGATCGGCGTCTCGCTCGGCGCCGTGCTGTTGGCGTACCTGCCGGAGCGGTTCCGCGACTTCGCCGACTACCGGTGGCTGGTCTTCGGCCTGGCCATGGTGCTGGTGATGATCCTGCGTCCGCAGGGTCTGATCCCCAGCCGGCGGCGAGCCCGCGAGTTGAAGGATCGCGCGGCGGAGGCAGAGGAGGCGCCCGCTCATGTCTGACCAGCCCACCAGCACTGCGACGCCGAAGATCCCGACTCAACCGGGGCCGCGGCAGGTGCTTCTCGAAGTTGACGACGTCACGCTCCGCTTCGGCGGCGTGGTCGCCCTCGACAAGATCAATTTCCAGATCTACGAGGGTGAGATCCTCGGTCTCATCGGGCCGAACGGCGCCGGCAAGACCACCAGCTTCAACGTGATGACGGGGGTCTACAAGCCGACCTCCGGTGCGGTCCGGTTCCGTGGCCAGAAGGTGACCGGCCGCAAGCCGCACCAGATCAGCCAGCTCGGCATCTCCCGGACGTTCCAGAACATCCGTCTCTTCCCGGAGATGACGGCGTTGGAGAACGTCATGGTCGGCACGGACTCCCGGCACAAGACAAGCGTGCCCGGGGCGCTCTTCCGGTTCCCCCGGAAGAAGGCTAAGCCGCACGAGTTGCCGCAGGTGACCGCCGAGTCGGGCATCCAGCGGACGTGGCAGGAGACACGCCGGACGTTCGCCAAGACGTTCGGTCTGTCCCGGCACATCCTGGAGGAGCGGGCGGCCGAGGCCAAGGCGCTGGAGCTGCTGCGCTTCGTCGGGATCGCCGACCGGGCCAACGACGAGGCACGCAACCTCCCGTACGGCTACCAGCGTCGGTTGGAGATCGCCCGTGCGATGGCCACCGAGCCGAAGCTGATCTGCCTGGACGAGCCGGCCGCCGGCTTCAACCCGGCGGAGAAGGAGGAGCTTCTCACCCTGATCCGGAAGATCCGCGACATGGGCCTGACCGTGCTGCTCATCGAGCACGACATGCGGCTGGTCATGGGGGTCACCGACCGGATCGTGGTGTTGGAGTTCGGCCGCAAGATCGCCGAGGGTGCGCCCGCGGAGGTCAGCCGCGATCCGAAGGTGATCGCCGCGTACCTGGGGGAGTCCGCCGATGACGCTGCTTGATCTCGAGAATGTCTCCGTCGCCTACGGCCGGATCGAGGCGCTGCACGGCATCAGCCTGAGCGTCAACGAGGGTGAGGTGGTGGCACTGATCGGCGCGAACGGCGCCGGTAAGACCACCACCATGCGGGCCATCTCCGGGACCCGGGCGCTGGCCGGCGGAAAGATCACCTTCAACGGCGAGGACATCAGCAAGCTCCGGGCCGACCTGCGGGTCGTCCGGGGGTTGTGCCAGTCCCCGGAGGGCCGGCAGATCTTCCCAGGTATGACGGTCATGGAGAACCTGGACATGGGGGCGTACACCCGGCGGGACTCCGCCGGCATCGCCGCCGACCTGGACCGGGTGATGACCCTCTTCCCGCGGCTGCGCGAGCGGCGCAAGCAGGCTGGCGGC from Micromonospora profundi harbors:
- a CDS encoding LLM class flavin-dependent oxidoreductase translates to MSVLDLAPVAKGTTAGAALQATTELARRTEELGYRRFWVAEHHNMPAIASSAPAVLLAHLAANTSTIRLGSGGVMLPNHAPLVVAEQFGTLEALHPGRIDLGIGRAPGTDQVTALALRRTMEGLSAEGFPRELADLMDYFSGERPGQIIATPGQGEQPAVWLLGSSGFSAQLAGLLGLPFSFAHHFSSANTLPALTLYRQNFRPSQWLDKPYAMVAVNAVCAETDERAEWLTGPSALSFLKLRSGRPEPLSTPDEAAAYPYTEIEREFVLQRRDGQAMGSPETVRRQLTDLLERTGADELMLTTLVYDVQDRVRSYELIAEQVAGGLRRDA
- a CDS encoding Lrp/AsnC family transcriptional regulator, which produces MPPEPNDVRPYPPLDEVDRAILAELAADGRMPNNALAERVGVAPSTCLTRTRALRERGAIRGFHAEVDPAALGLPLQALVSVRLTAHERAAVDAFRARSVRLPGVVSVFHVAGAEDYVLHVRAASGDALRDFVLDHLAVDPAVQHTQTSLIFEQVRGLG
- a CDS encoding trans-sulfuration enzyme family protein codes for the protein MFDATAMMTVDTQAVHAGRDDLRALGVHVPPIDFSTTNPLPSVDDGGNAYEQLATGGTLPAEGGAVYQRLWNPTVARFETALAELEGTAQAVAFASGMAALTATMLAATRDGKRNIVAVRPLYGGTDHVLATGLLGTTVTWADPDQVAAAIRPDTALVVIETPANPTLDLVDIAALAAAAGDVPLLVDNTVATPVLQQPARHGAALVLHSATKSIGGHGDVLAGVVACDADWATRLRQVRAVTGAILHPLGGYLLHRGLQTLPLRVRAQQAGAEKLAGWLADHPAVHRVHHPSVYDPAALVGRQMAGPGSLLAFEVRGGAPAAATVAGACELITHAVSLGGVDTLIQHPASLTHRPVEGDAKPAGGLLRLSVGLEDPEDLRADLARALDTIA
- a CDS encoding ANTAR domain-containing response regulator yields the protein MAEMPTDAERRRVLIAEDEALIRLDLAEMLVEEGYEVVGEAGDGETAVRLAEELKPDLVILDIKMPIMDGLAAAERIAGARIAPVIILTAFSQRDLVERARAAGAMAYLVKPFQKSDLVPAVEIALSRYSEVAALEAEVASLTDRLEIRKTVERAKGALMTTYGMTEPQAFKWIQRTAMDHRMTMKDVAERILTETAGGEATQPTV
- a CDS encoding branched-chain amino acid ABC transporter substrate-binding protein, encoding MRRSYVRALGTVALAASLVVAAGCQDSGGSEGGTASGDCGGKIAIFGAFTGDNAGLVIPSLNGAKLAVKQFNEANPDCKVTMQEFDTQGDPAVATPFANQIAGDNSFLGVIGGHFSGESDATMPIYQAAGLAMVSPSATRTDLTQKGNTSFFRVVGNDGTQAGAVASYMKSQNAQKVFMVDDASAYGAGITDELGKQLGPLVVNKDKIQERQSQFDATISKIKSSQADFVFYGGYTREAAPLVKQMRAAGVQAKFVGPDGLYDTAFPKGASGGAEGAIITCPCLPADKAGGTFSADYQKEYGIPPGSYGAEGFDGAKVYLDAFKDGKKTRADILAYVKSYDKQGVSKYIKFDDKGDVDPSKVVIWAYQIKGEAIEALQELKLS
- a CDS encoding branched-chain amino acid ABC transporter permease produces the protein MHFDELIGHFGQHTVDGLSKGAIYALIALGYTLVYGVLRLINFAHSEVFMVGTFAVLILWNQLGVENNPPIGQAILLLVLGLVVAAAASGGTALALERIAYRPLRRKNAPPLIFLITAIGLSLVFVELFGQVLPKLFGSMLPDVFGRPRQIIGMPTIIQQETLFTIGNTAITNIQLIVFVSAVVMMALLDWFINRTRYGRGVRAVAQNPETAALMGVNQERVIMLIFVIGGIMAGAAALLWSMRFGFTQNSIGFVLGLKAFTAAVLGGIGNLRGALLGGLFLGIVEVYGATLFASNWEDVIAFVVLIVVLMFRPTGLLGESLGRARA
- a CDS encoding branched-chain amino acid ABC transporter permease translates to MIDKLRTADRRRVGILNSVGDRWQALPRWQKAVGVVALLVFLYHLPYLGKLPGGLMIPGLNNLRTDSIEGGNNWAGVLFVCAIYVLVAIGLNVVVGLAGLLDLGYIGFFAIGAYSVALFGSVNSPVVKWIQQEFDLPPTWAVTWGICLLLAIVLTMISGVILGWPTLRLRGDYLAIVTLGFGEIIRIVARNATGVTNGPVGISAIPGPEGPPSADNKVFGLIDAKPWYWLAITFVLLMVVLVRRLEHSRVGRAWLAVREDEDAAAVMGVYPFKFKLWAFAMGAALGGLSGFLFGSRNAFIDPTQFNANLSILFVAMVVVGGSGNMIGVSLGAVLLAYLPERFRDFADYRWLVFGLAMVLVMILRPQGLIPSRRRARELKDRAAEAEEAPAHV
- a CDS encoding ABC transporter ATP-binding protein gives rise to the protein MSDQPTSTATPKIPTQPGPRQVLLEVDDVTLRFGGVVALDKINFQIYEGEILGLIGPNGAGKTTSFNVMTGVYKPTSGAVRFRGQKVTGRKPHQISQLGISRTFQNIRLFPEMTALENVMVGTDSRHKTSVPGALFRFPRKKAKPHELPQVTAESGIQRTWQETRRTFAKTFGLSRHILEERAAEAKALELLRFVGIADRANDEARNLPYGYQRRLEIARAMATEPKLICLDEPAAGFNPAEKEELLTLIRKIRDMGLTVLLIEHDMRLVMGVTDRIVVLEFGRKIAEGAPAEVSRDPKVIAAYLGESADDAA
- a CDS encoding ABC transporter ATP-binding protein, which codes for MTLLDLENVSVAYGRIEALHGISLSVNEGEVVALIGANGAGKTTTMRAISGTRALAGGKITFNGEDISKLRADLRVVRGLCQSPEGRQIFPGMTVMENLDMGAYTRRDSAGIAADLDRVMTLFPRLRERRKQAGGTLSGGEQQMLAVGRALMSRPKLLLLDEPSMGLAPLVIRQIFDIITEINQQGTTILLVEQNAQQALSRAHRGYVLETGRIVKEGSGQDLLHDPSIKEAYLGVA